A genome region from Pseudomonas sp. S06B 330 includes the following:
- a CDS encoding CreA family protein, with product MFKGIVTAALLALPVLASAEEIGQVSTVFKFVGPNDRIVVEAFDDPKVEGVTCYLSRAKTGGVKGGLGLAEDRAEASIACRQVGPIRFKEQLKDGDEVFKERTSLVFKTMQVVRFLDKKRNTLVYLVYSDRLIEGSPQNAVTAIPILPWAQ from the coding sequence GTGTTCAAAGGAATAGTGACAGCCGCGCTGCTGGCGTTGCCGGTGCTGGCCTCGGCCGAAGAAATTGGCCAGGTCTCGACGGTGTTCAAGTTTGTCGGACCAAACGACCGCATCGTCGTGGAAGCGTTTGATGATCCGAAAGTGGAAGGGGTGACCTGTTACCTGTCGCGTGCCAAGACCGGTGGCGTCAAGGGTGGCCTGGGCTTGGCCGAGGACCGTGCGGAAGCCTCGATCGCCTGTCGCCAGGTGGGGCCGATTCGCTTCAAGGAACAGCTCAAGGACGGTGACGAGGTATTCAAGGAGCGCACCTCGTTGGTGTTCAAGACCATGCAGGTGGTGCGCTTTCTCGACAAGAAGCGCAATACCCTGGTCTATCTGGTGTACTCGGATCGCTTGATTGAAGGCAGCCCGCAGAATGCGGTGACGGCGATTCCGATCTTACCGTGGGCTCAGTAA
- the rpmA gene encoding 50S ribosomal protein L27 — protein sequence MAHKKAGGSTRNGRDSEAKRLGVKMYGGQAIVPGNIIVRQRGTQFHAGYGVGMGKDHTLFAKIEGKIKFEVKGAFGRRYVSIVAA from the coding sequence ATGGCACACAAAAAAGCTGGTGGTAGTACCCGTAACGGTCGCGACTCAGAAGCCAAACGCCTTGGCGTGAAGATGTATGGCGGCCAGGCTATCGTTCCTGGCAACATCATCGTGCGTCAGCGCGGCACCCAGTTCCACGCTGGCTACGGCGTTGGCATGGGCAAGGATCACACCCTGTTCGCCAAGATCGAGGGTAAGATCAAGTTTGAAGTAAAAGGCGCCTTCGGTCGTCGTTACGTGAGCATCGTCGCGGCCTGA
- the mksE gene encoding Mks condensin complex protein MksE: MHLDLSELPQLAPIFRELFKGFHISRRDPELYAQLSNFQDQYRGLFKALGFELVCDTRGFYYFVPDQAAAQVNKTAQRLSLFTFILVEHLADQGRDPMSVLDGGSLGRDELPSMLEKYRDLFIQAEVQTPDELEEKIMRRMTQLGFAHEENGIYRFLPPMHRFLDVCLSVQQDRDLAASLHSALPLPTPVLVEEESPEELNRTDDPLDLSPFEESEEDALARAIAEEQQEIDA; the protein is encoded by the coding sequence ATGCATCTTGATCTTTCCGAACTGCCCCAGCTCGCACCGATCTTCCGCGAGCTGTTCAAGGGTTTTCATATCAGCCGCCGTGATCCGGAGCTGTACGCCCAACTGTCGAATTTCCAGGACCAGTACCGCGGCCTGTTCAAGGCCCTGGGCTTTGAGCTGGTCTGCGATACCCGTGGTTTCTACTACTTCGTCCCGGACCAGGCCGCCGCCCAGGTCAACAAGACTGCCCAGCGCTTGTCCTTGTTCACCTTCATTCTGGTTGAGCACCTGGCCGACCAGGGCCGTGACCCAATGTCGGTGCTCGACGGTGGCAGCCTGGGCCGCGATGAACTGCCGTCGATGCTGGAGAAATACCGCGACCTGTTCATCCAGGCCGAAGTACAGACTCCCGACGAGCTGGAAGAAAAGATCATGCGCCGCATGACCCAGCTCGGCTTTGCCCACGAAGAGAACGGCATCTACCGCTTCCTGCCGCCGATGCACCGCTTCCTTGATGTCTGTCTCTCGGTGCAGCAGGACCGTGACCTCGCCGCCAGCCTGCACAGTGCTCTGCCGCTGCCAACGCCGGTACTGGTCGAAGAAGAGAGCCCGGAGGAGCTTAACCGCACCGACGACCCGCTCGACCTGAGCCCGTTCGAAGAAAGTGAAGAAGACGCCTTGGCCCGGGCCATCGCCGAAGAGCAACAGGAGATTGATGCATGA
- the mksF gene encoding Mks condensin complex protein MksF, translating to MSQERYGIRRFALLNTAGYSLGLFPLEHPLSVYGANNLGKSASINALQFPILARMSDMSFGKYSLEQSRRFYFASDTSYILCEVNLPHGPHVIGVVGRGPGGGFGHQFFAYAGELDLGHYQKNDTCLRQKELFNNLERNGLKAYELKPDELRRLLVGGHTSIPLDLTLIPLRSTSEQSLKTFRALFINLLHMREITAAKLKQLFLDAFEHSLRSGSVDYIAACEEAFRDVRRMEQDYNSLVAAGPLVEALANGVAQRDILRGKLHRLSPLLDSLLGTWQDYASARKEELVIQAEHYKNEQDSLQNDQRGGTQELMRLEREITGVQRWLGELSVLKHRFALVDDVKVLEQQLLAAKDAHDELAGALAQSRQFSAEDLEERLRDLEKRLKSVKQQLDHADNNSYARLREEFSQQDVERLMRLFNGALFSLPLGERGIELDDSDVWVKSLEAVLDGFKGERFEAPGLSIDLTHIEPPALQALADRAALRDQKERLEKELKQLKTQQAVAADRAASKTQTEALYQQVLDAQKALEDFRRSQTLAAEEGDKLEQLAQMEAAQDELKRSSDAFTERVQQLSAKLQLVGRQIADMEAKQRTLDDALRRRQLLPADLPFGTPFMEPVDDTMDNLLPLLNDYQDSWQGLLRVDGQIEALYAQVRLKGVAKFDSEDDMERRLQLLINAYSHRTEEALTLGKARRAAVTDIARTLRNIRSDYDSLEHQLALFNREINKRQVSNLQSFRIVLAPNKEALKHIDQIIHSAGQYEEGETLSVFDLSASAEQDNKNEEAKEYLARLVAANHNQLGLKDLFELAFEITKVGGQPVIHTDIDGAASNGTTMTIKALTNMYLLLHLMDRDLAGRVRLPYYLDEAADIDERNQAALLETSLQLGFVPILASVKPQVSAHVAIDLEGGSGPNGIYIDEADWKYISRRDVEKPVVREEEEEASV from the coding sequence ATGAGCCAGGAACGCTACGGCATTCGCCGCTTCGCACTGCTCAACACCGCCGGCTACAGCCTCGGCCTGTTCCCCCTGGAACACCCGCTGTCGGTCTACGGTGCCAACAACCTGGGCAAGTCCGCCTCGATCAACGCCCTGCAGTTCCCGATCCTGGCGCGCATGTCGGACATGAGCTTCGGCAAGTACAGCCTGGAACAGTCACGGCGCTTCTACTTCGCCAGCGATACCAGCTACATCCTCTGCGAGGTCAACCTGCCTCACGGCCCACATGTGATCGGTGTGGTCGGGCGCGGCCCGGGTGGCGGTTTCGGTCACCAGTTCTTCGCCTATGCCGGTGAGCTGGACCTGGGCCACTACCAGAAGAATGACACCTGCCTGCGCCAGAAGGAGCTGTTCAACAACCTTGAGCGCAACGGCCTCAAGGCCTACGAACTCAAGCCCGACGAACTGCGGCGCCTGCTGGTCGGTGGCCATACCTCGATCCCGCTGGACCTGACGCTGATCCCGCTGCGGTCCACCAGCGAGCAGAGCCTGAAAACCTTCCGCGCGCTGTTCATCAACCTGCTGCACATGCGCGAGATCACCGCCGCCAAACTCAAGCAGTTGTTCCTCGATGCCTTCGAGCACAGCCTGCGTTCAGGCAGCGTCGACTACATCGCCGCGTGTGAAGAAGCCTTCCGTGATGTTCGACGCATGGAACAGGACTACAACTCGCTGGTTGCCGCCGGACCACTGGTAGAAGCCTTGGCCAACGGTGTAGCCCAGCGCGACATCCTGCGCGGCAAGCTGCACCGGTTGTCACCCCTGCTCGACTCGCTGCTCGGCACCTGGCAGGACTACGCCAGCGCCCGCAAGGAAGAGCTGGTGATCCAGGCCGAGCACTACAAGAACGAACAGGACAGCCTGCAGAACGACCAACGCGGTGGCACCCAGGAGCTGATGCGCCTGGAGCGGGAAATCACTGGCGTGCAACGCTGGCTTGGCGAGCTGTCGGTGCTCAAGCACCGCTTTGCCCTGGTCGACGACGTCAAGGTTCTGGAACAGCAACTGCTGGCTGCCAAGGACGCCCACGACGAACTGGCCGGCGCCCTGGCCCAGTCCCGTCAGTTCAGCGCTGAAGACCTCGAAGAGCGTCTGCGCGACCTGGAAAAGCGTCTGAAGTCGGTCAAGCAACAGCTCGATCATGCCGACAACAACAGCTACGCCCGTCTGCGCGAAGAATTCTCGCAACAGGATGTCGAGCGTCTGATGCGTCTGTTCAACGGCGCCCTGTTCAGCCTGCCTTTGGGCGAGCGTGGCATCGAGCTGGATGACAGCGACGTCTGGGTCAAATCCCTGGAAGCAGTCCTCGACGGTTTCAAAGGTGAGCGCTTTGAAGCACCCGGTCTGTCCATCGACCTGACCCACATCGAGCCTCCTGCCCTGCAGGCCTTGGCTGACCGTGCCGCCCTGCGTGACCAGAAGGAACGCCTGGAGAAAGAGCTCAAGCAGCTCAAGACCCAGCAAGCCGTAGCCGCCGACCGCGCCGCGAGCAAGACCCAGACTGAAGCGCTGTACCAGCAGGTGCTGGACGCGCAAAAGGCCCTGGAAGATTTCCGCCGCAGCCAGACCCTGGCCGCCGAGGAAGGCGACAAGCTCGAGCAACTGGCGCAGATGGAAGCCGCTCAGGACGAACTCAAACGCTCCAGCGACGCTTTCACCGAACGCGTCCAGCAACTGTCGGCCAAGCTGCAACTGGTCGGCCGCCAGATCGCCGACATGGAAGCCAAGCAGCGCACCCTCGATGACGCCCTGCGCCGCCGCCAGCTGCTGCCGGCCGACCTGCCGTTCGGTACGCCGTTCATGGAGCCGGTCGACGACACAATGGACAACCTGCTGCCGCTGCTCAACGACTACCAGGACAGCTGGCAAGGTCTGTTGCGCGTCGACGGTCAGATCGAAGCGCTGTACGCCCAGGTGCGCCTCAAGGGTGTGGCCAAGTTCGACAGCGAAGACGACATGGAGCGTCGCCTGCAACTACTGATCAATGCTTACTCGCACCGTACCGAAGAAGCCCTGACCCTGGGCAAGGCGCGCCGTGCGGCCGTCACTGACATCGCTCGGACCCTGCGCAACATTCGCAGCGACTACGACAGCCTGGAACACCAACTTGCCTTGTTCAACCGCGAGATCAACAAACGTCAGGTGTCCAACCTGCAGAGCTTCCGTATTGTCCTGGCACCGAACAAGGAAGCGCTCAAGCATATCGACCAGATCATCCACAGCGCTGGCCAGTACGAAGAAGGCGAGACGCTGTCGGTGTTCGACCTGAGCGCCAGTGCCGAGCAGGACAACAAGAACGAAGAGGCCAAGGAATACCTGGCGCGACTGGTAGCAGCGAACCACAACCAGTTGGGCTTGAAGGACCTGTTCGAACTGGCCTTCGAGATCACCAAGGTCGGTGGTCAGCCGGTCATCCACACCGACATCGACGGCGCGGCATCCAACGGCACCACCATGACCATCAAGGCGCTGACCAACATGTACTTGTTGCTGCACTTGATGGACCGTGACCTGGCCGGTCGTGTGCGCCTGCCGTACTACCTGGACGAAGCGGCCGACATCGACGAACGCAACCAGGCAGCGCTGCTGGAAACCAGCTTGCAGTTGGGCTTTGTGCCGATTCTGGCAAGCGTGAAACCCCAGGTCTCGGCACATGTCGCCATCGACCTGGAAGGCGGCAGCGGCCCGAACGGGATCTACATCGACGAGGCGGACTGGAAGTACATCAGCCGCCGCGATGTGGAGAAGCCAGTGGTGCGCGAAGAAGAGGAAGAAGCTTCGGTCTGA
- the rplU gene encoding 50S ribosomal protein L21 — MYAVIVTGGKQYKVAEGEYLKIEKLEIATGESVTFDRVLLVANGDDVNIGAPVVAGAKVVAEVISQGRHDKVRIIKFRRRKHHMKRMGHRQWFTEIKITGISA, encoded by the coding sequence ATGTACGCAGTAATTGTTACCGGTGGCAAGCAGTACAAAGTCGCCGAAGGTGAATACCTGAAAATCGAAAAACTGGAAATCGCCACTGGCGAATCCGTGACTTTCGACCGCGTTCTGTTGGTTGCCAATGGCGACGACGTGAACATCGGCGCTCCAGTCGTTGCTGGTGCTAAAGTTGTCGCTGAAGTGATCTCCCAAGGTCGTCACGACAAAGTGCGCATCATTAAGTTCCGCCGCCGTAAGCACCACATGAAGCGTATGGGCCACCGCCAGTGGTTCACCGAAATCAAGATCACCGGTATTTCGGCGTAA
- the mksB gene encoding Mks condensin complex protein MksB: MIEPKRVLRALAEHWALLEPLCERFDGGTLSLAELRQQLANQQLESTPQDITSLLDVWIRLDILVPVAKSPNRFELNAQIHDFLAYLRREHRLGLCLEIEAYLRHLERLAGHIQDAFEIRDGNDLARQLRLLDMRVRDVLKKLDNDEQALVAVAERAKTSDRQIPLRQRYAEVLATWDEYVEPMIQLVNADGAFEQGVRKVETVLLRLLGEQARLGHLVDDDMLLRTHARILEMQTSAQLTLRHARELLLPLREEARRHNAVTRGAALALSVIRRKGLDAVPQAAMPMFTRPQSTFLGSASQVEAYVYALARFEPKPAQFPKAHKSHRGDAPRAPRTVKEMLERCEGALPLPDLMVWLLEQEPEGATDELLYWFSRLSREKRFARERLDRREYLTREHLVSLRSFALTSSRAPSPETTASPAHAS, translated from the coding sequence ATGATCGAACCCAAGCGCGTCCTGCGCGCCCTAGCCGAACACTGGGCCCTGCTTGAGCCGTTGTGCGAGCGCTTCGACGGGGGCACCCTGAGCCTCGCCGAACTGCGCCAGCAACTGGCCAACCAGCAGTTGGAGAGCACGCCCCAGGACATCACCAGCCTGCTCGACGTGTGGATTCGCCTGGATATCCTCGTACCGGTGGCCAAAAGCCCGAACCGCTTCGAGCTTAACGCGCAGATCCACGACTTCCTCGCTTACCTGCGCCGTGAACACCGCCTAGGCCTGTGCCTGGAGATCGAGGCCTACCTGCGTCACCTGGAGCGTCTGGCCGGGCACATTCAGGATGCCTTCGAGATTCGTGATGGCAACGACCTGGCGCGCCAGCTGCGTTTGCTCGACATGCGCGTACGCGATGTCCTGAAAAAACTCGACAACGACGAACAGGCGTTAGTCGCCGTGGCCGAACGGGCCAAGACCAGTGACCGGCAGATCCCCCTGCGCCAGCGGTATGCCGAAGTACTGGCGACCTGGGACGAATACGTCGAGCCGATGATCCAGTTGGTCAACGCCGACGGTGCCTTCGAGCAAGGCGTGCGCAAGGTCGAGACCGTGCTGCTGCGCTTGCTCGGTGAGCAAGCGCGCCTCGGCCACCTGGTCGATGACGACATGCTGTTGCGCACCCACGCGCGCATCCTTGAAATGCAGACCAGCGCCCAGCTGACCCTGCGCCACGCCCGCGAACTGCTGCTGCCACTGCGCGAAGAAGCACGCCGGCACAACGCCGTGACCCGCGGCGCCGCCCTGGCCCTGTCGGTCATCCGCCGCAAGGGCCTGGACGCCGTGCCTCAGGCCGCGATGCCAATGTTCACAAGGCCTCAGAGTACCTTCCTCGGCAGCGCCAGCCAGGTCGAGGCCTATGTATATGCCCTGGCCCGTTTCGAACCCAAGCCTGCGCAGTTCCCCAAGGCGCACAAGAGCCACCGGGGCGACGCCCCACGCGCACCGCGCACGGTCAAGGAAATGCTCGAACGCTGCGAAGGCGCCCTGCCGCTGCCGGACCTGATGGTCTGGCTGCTGGAACAGGAGCCCGAAGGCGCCACCGATGAGCTGCTGTACTGGTTCTCGCGCCTGTCGCGGGAAAAACGCTTTGCCCGCGAGCGCCTCGACCGCCGCGAATACCTCACCCGCGAACACCTGGTCAGCTTGCGCTCGTTCGCCCTGACATCGAGCCGCGCACCATCGCCTGAGACTACTGCGAGCCCTGCCCATGCATCTTGA
- the cgtA gene encoding Obg family GTPase CgtA, which produces MKFVDEVSIRVKAGDGGNGCMSFRREKFIENGGPNGGDGGDGGSVFMVADENLNTLVDYRYTRHFEAQRGSNGGSTDCTGKKGDDLILRVPVGTTVIDSATQEVIGDLVKPGQKLMVVQGGWHGLGNTRFKSSTNRAPRQTTPGKPGEQRDLKLEMKVLADVGLLGLPNAGKSTFIRSVSAAKPKVADYPFTTLVPNLGVVSVDRWKSFVIADIPGLIEGASDGAGLGIRFLKHLARTRLLLHLVDLAPLDESSSADAAEVIVNELTRFSPSLAERDRWLVLNKTDMLMDDERDERVKEVVERLQWEGPVYVISAISKQGTEQLSRDIMRYLEDRADRLANDPAYAEELADLDQRIEDEARAQLQALDDARALRRSGVKSVHDIGDDDDDDWDDDDEDGPEIIYVRD; this is translated from the coding sequence ATGAAGTTTGTTGACGAAGTATCGATCCGGGTCAAAGCCGGTGATGGCGGTAACGGTTGCATGAGCTTCCGCCGCGAAAAATTCATTGAGAACGGTGGTCCTAACGGCGGTGACGGTGGCGACGGTGGTTCGGTGTTCATGGTGGCCGACGAGAACCTCAATACCCTGGTCGACTACCGCTACACCCGTCACTTCGAAGCCCAGCGCGGCTCCAACGGCGGCAGCACCGACTGCACCGGCAAGAAGGGCGACGACCTGATTCTGCGCGTCCCGGTCGGCACCACCGTGATCGACTCCGCGACCCAGGAAGTCATCGGCGACCTGGTCAAGCCTGGGCAGAAGCTGATGGTGGTTCAGGGCGGCTGGCACGGCCTGGGCAACACCCGCTTCAAATCCAGTACCAACCGTGCACCACGCCAGACCACGCCGGGCAAGCCAGGCGAACAGCGTGACCTGAAACTGGAAATGAAAGTGCTGGCCGACGTCGGCCTGCTGGGCTTGCCGAACGCTGGCAAGAGTACCTTCATCCGTTCGGTTTCGGCCGCCAAGCCGAAAGTCGCCGACTACCCGTTCACCACCCTGGTGCCAAACCTGGGTGTGGTCAGCGTCGACCGTTGGAAGAGCTTCGTTATCGCCGACATTCCCGGCCTGATCGAAGGCGCCTCTGACGGTGCGGGTCTGGGTATCCGTTTCCTCAAGCACCTGGCGCGTACCCGTCTGTTGCTGCACCTCGTCGACCTCGCACCGCTGGATGAAAGTAGCAGTGCCGATGCCGCCGAAGTCATCGTCAATGAGCTGACCCGGTTCAGCCCGTCGCTGGCCGAGCGTGATCGTTGGTTGGTCCTGAACAAGACCGACATGCTGATGGACGATGAGCGTGACGAGCGCGTCAAGGAAGTGGTCGAGCGTCTGCAGTGGGAAGGTCCGGTCTACGTGATCTCGGCCATCTCCAAGCAGGGCACCGAGCAGCTCAGCCGCGACATCATGCGTTACCTCGAAGACCGCGCCGACCGTCTGGCCAACGACCCGGCTTACGCCGAAGAGCTGGCAGACCTCGATCAGCGCATCGAAGACGAAGCCCGTGCCCAGCTGCAAGCCCTGGACGATGCCCGCGCCCTGCGCCGCAGTGGCGTCAAGAGCGTGCATGACATCGGCGACGACGATGACGACGATTGGGATGATGACGACGAAGACGGTCCGGAAATCATTTACGTGCGCGACTGA
- a CDS encoding polyprenyl synthetase family protein: MQPQAFYRAVADDFSAVDEIIKKQLTSRVPLVSKIGDYITSAGGKRLRPLLVLLCGKALGREGDDVRLLAATIEFLHTATLLHDDVVDMSGMRRGRSTANALWGNAPSVLVGDFLYSRSFEMMVELGSMPVMQILSKATRVIAEGEVLQLSKVRDASTTEEVYMDVIRGKTAMLFEASTHSAAALAQATPEQSEALRTFGDHLGVAFQLVDDLLDYKGDAATLGKNVGDDLAEGKPTLPLIYTMREGTAEQAALVRQAIQKGGIEDLESIRAAVEASGSLDYTAQLARDYVARAIACLNVLPASEYRDALVELSEFAVARTH; the protein is encoded by the coding sequence ATGCAACCCCAAGCTTTCTACCGCGCGGTAGCGGACGACTTCAGCGCCGTTGACGAGATTATCAAGAAACAGCTGACTTCGCGTGTACCGCTGGTATCGAAAATCGGCGACTACATCACTTCAGCCGGTGGCAAGCGCTTGCGCCCGCTGTTGGTGCTGCTGTGTGGCAAGGCCCTTGGTCGCGAAGGCGACGACGTGCGCCTGTTGGCTGCCACCATCGAGTTCCTGCACACCGCCACCCTGCTGCACGACGATGTCGTCGACATGTCTGGCATGCGCCGCGGCCGCTCCACGGCCAATGCCCTGTGGGGCAACGCGCCGAGCGTGCTGGTCGGTGACTTTCTCTATTCGCGCTCGTTCGAGATGATGGTCGAGCTGGGCTCGATGCCCGTCATGCAGATCCTGTCCAAGGCCACCCGGGTCATCGCCGAAGGCGAAGTCCTGCAGCTGTCCAAGGTTCGCGACGCCAGCACCACCGAAGAAGTCTACATGGACGTCATCCGCGGCAAGACTGCGATGCTGTTCGAGGCCTCGACCCACAGCGCTGCCGCCCTCGCCCAGGCTACCCCTGAGCAGAGTGAAGCCCTGCGCACCTTCGGTGATCACCTGGGCGTAGCCTTCCAGCTAGTCGACGACCTGCTCGACTACAAGGGCGATGCAGCGACCCTGGGCAAGAACGTCGGTGACGATCTGGCCGAAGGCAAGCCAACCCTGCCACTCATCTACACCATGCGCGAAGGCACCGCCGAACAAGCTGCGCTGGTGCGTCAGGCGATTCAGAAAGGCGGCATCGAAGACCTCGAAAGCATCCGTGCTGCAGTCGAGGCCTCCGGTTCCCTGGACTACACCGCACAACTGGCTCGCGACTACGTGGCCCGCGCCATCGCCTGCCTGAACGTGCTACCAGCCAGCGAATACCGCGATGCGCTGGTAGAACTGAGCGAATTCGCCGTCGCCCGTACCCACTGA
- the proB gene encoding glutamate 5-kinase, translated as MRSKVTGAQRWVVKIGSALLTADGKGLDRAAMGVWVEQMVALHEAGVELVLVSSGAVAAGMSRLGWAKRPSAMNELQAAASIGQMGLVQAWESSFAEHGRHTAQILLTHDDLSDRKRYLNARSTLRTLVELGVVPVINENDTVVTDEIRFGDNDTLAALVANLVEADLLVILTDRDGMFDADPRNNPDAQLIYEARADDPSLDAVAGGTGGALGRGGMQTKLRAARLAARSGAHTIIVGGRLERVLDRLKAGERLGTLLSPERGMLAARKQWLAGHLQTRGTLVLDDGAVKALRQANKSLLPVGVKTVQGSFRRGEMVVCVGPDGLEVARGLANYSALEAQKIIGQSSEAIESLLGYSAEPELVHRDNLILV; from the coding sequence ATGCGGAGCAAGGTGACGGGTGCGCAGCGCTGGGTAGTGAAGATCGGCAGTGCCCTGCTGACAGCAGATGGCAAGGGCCTGGATCGCGCGGCCATGGGTGTCTGGGTCGAGCAGATGGTGGCGTTGCATGAGGCTGGTGTTGAATTGGTGCTGGTGTCGTCCGGGGCGGTTGCCGCCGGGATGAGCCGCCTGGGATGGGCCAAGCGACCGAGTGCGATGAACGAGCTGCAGGCTGCAGCATCGATCGGCCAGATGGGCCTGGTGCAGGCCTGGGAGTCGAGCTTTGCCGAGCATGGCCGGCACACGGCGCAGATTCTGCTGACCCACGATGACCTCTCCGACCGCAAGCGTTACCTCAATGCGCGCAGCACCTTGCGCACCTTGGTCGAGCTGGGCGTCGTGCCGGTAATCAACGAGAACGACACGGTGGTCACCGACGAAATCCGTTTCGGTGACAACGACACCCTGGCCGCGCTGGTCGCCAACCTGGTCGAAGCCGACCTGTTGGTGATCCTCACCGACCGCGACGGCATGTTCGATGCCGACCCGCGCAACAACCCTGATGCGCAACTGATCTACGAAGCCCGTGCCGATGATCCGAGCCTGGATGCCGTGGCCGGTGGTACCGGTGGTGCGCTGGGTCGTGGCGGCATGCAGACCAAGCTGCGCGCTGCACGCCTGGCAGCGCGTTCCGGAGCGCACACCATCATCGTCGGTGGTCGTCTGGAGCGCGTGCTGGATCGCCTCAAGGCTGGCGAGCGCTTGGGTACCCTATTGTCGCCTGAGCGCGGCATGCTGGCTGCGCGCAAGCAGTGGCTGGCCGGGCATCTGCAGACCCGTGGCACCCTGGTGCTCGACGACGGTGCGGTGAAGGCCTTGCGCCAAGCCAACAAGAGCCTGCTGCCGGTTGGGGTCAAGACTGTGCAGGGCAGCTTCCGCCGCGGCGAAATGGTTGTCTGCGTCGGTCCCGATGGTTTGGAAGTCGCTCGCGGCCTGGCCAACTACAGCGCCTTGGAGGCGCAAAAAATCATTGGTCAGTCGTCGGAAGCCATTGAAAGCCTGCTGGGCTATAGCGCCGAGCCGGAGCTGGTACACCGCGACAACCTGATCCTGGTCTGA